From the Rhizobium sp. ARZ01 genome, the window TCGCCACGCCGAAGACGAAATCGCCGGGAAAACGCGCGGCGAGGATCTTGGGATCGATCATTCGAAATTCCGATCAGGGTTGCGTGAGGACACTTGAAGAGATCACATCCGCTGCAACGTTGCAGTAGTCGGGTTTGGCCATTTGTCAACCGAATTGCCTCTGGCACCAAACGACAACGCCCACGCGCGGCAACGCCGCCGTGGTTCAGCACCGTTCACGTTTCGGACGGGGCGCTGGAAGCTGCCTCATCGAATGTAGGTATGTGGCACCTTTCAGCGCCCCGTTCGGCGGTTTGTGCCCGCAACTTCGCCCCTCTGCTCCCGCCGAATTCGACGGTCATGTGCGCCACCCGGGCGCGTCCGGAGCGAAACTCGGAGAAATCTCCGCCGTCTCCAGAGGGGGGCCTTTCTGCAGACCCCTTGTGCGAAGGCACGCGTCCTTCCCTCGCACAAGGCGCCGGTTCCGCCTCGCCGCAACGCCTCGCAGTGTATCCGCGACGGAACGGAAAGAGTGTAGCCACGAAACAGGGATGCGGGAATGAAGGAAGCGGCGGAGGTGGCTATCATCGACGAATTTGGCTTATCAAATCAGTGCCTTGACACAATTGCCGAGAGCAAGCTTTCCGGTGAGACCAGAAAATCGTCCCCGTTTTGCGCCATAGCAACAGCGGCGACCTAGACTGATCACCAAATAGCGACAGGCTATCCCACCATGCTCGCGTACGCTGCCAACAGACCGGGCCACCCGCCTGGCGAGTTGAAGGCTTCGCGGGCTGCCGCTTCCTTGTCGCCCATGTTTTCCAGCAGCCGATGCTCCAGTTCGACGCGCGTTGCAGTCGTACCCACCTGCGTGAAGGTGATCTCGACCTCCGTCAGCAGATGCGGGTCGTAGCGCCAGTCCGCGCCGATACGCCATGCAAGCACCAGTCTTGTGGGCCTCTCCCACGCGAGGACTTCTCCCCACTCGCATTCGCTGCCGTCTTCTCCGATCTCGTACCAGCGGCCGCCCGCCCTCGGTTCAATGACAGCTTCCCGCAGTGCGGACGCGCCAATCGAATGAGTCGCCGGCCACCAGCTTCCAAACCCACTCGTAAAAACGTCGAATGCCCGTTCAACCGACGCTTCAACAGTGACCGATTTTATGACGGGTTGCGGCTTTATGCTGCCTATTGCGGTCATTCTCTGGCCTCCACACTCTCGTTGATTGCCTCTCGAAACGAACCAAGCGCATCTGTCCAAATGCTGTCGAGCCATGCCCGCATCTCTCCAAGCCCGTTCGGATCGATGTGGTATACGTTGCTCGCCCCACGCGCTTCGGCCCGGACGAGATTGGCGTCTCGCAGCGCCTTCAGATGTTGAGACACAGCTGGTTGCGATACTGGCAGCGAACGCGTGAGTTCCGCCACCGATCGCGGTTTTTGTACAATCAGCTCGAACACCTGTCTGCGCGTAGGATCGGCAAGCGCCGCCATTTGGCGATAATCATAAGTCATGACGAATGATAAGCACAAGCTTATATTAATTGCAACGCCCGGCAGTATATCCGTCGTTCACGATTGGGTTTCCAGCATCGGCTTGAAGACGGCCGACCATGGAACTCACTCATGAGGCGATCAAAACCAGCGCGAAGCTATAGGAAAACGGAAAGGCTCGGAGCAGTTCGGCTCCTCCTTGGCCATCGCGAGCTCGAGAGCACCGGGGCGCTGGCTGGGAATTGAAGTCGACGACGCCAAAGATCGCCGAAATAATCGAACTCTACAGTTCTGATGGAGCTACGATTTCACGGGCTGAGGTTCCGGGAACTTCCAACTTCCGTTCAAAATGTCCTCATGCGGCCGATAGAGCCGCACCGTATAGTTCCAGCCCTTCATGATCGGCAGACAGTTTGGAATTTTGCCGTCGCAGCCCCCGAACTGGATGTCGACTTCGCCGTCCGCGCCCTTCTTGGCGGTGACATTGTTTATCGAATAGGCGTTGTACTGGTTCTTCTCGTAATAGCCGTCCGCATTGTAGAGGCTGACCGACCAGAAGCCATCGACGGGCACATCCTTGACCGTCAACTTGTAGATCGTCGTGCCGTCGTTGTCAGGCGGCGTGACGTTCAGATAGGTCGCGTCCCTATCCGGATTGCCGCCCCAGGCCGCAGCACTTGCGAGCAGGTGGCGGATCGGATCGACGTCTTCCTTTTTGCCGAAGGCTCTCCTAAAGTCGGGCAGCGTCGACTGCAGGGACAGGAGTGCGTCGCGAACCTTCTTCTGGCTGACCGCGTCCCAATTCGGCACCTCGAAGCTGCCCGCGCTTGCCTGCTCGACCTTGATCGCGTCCTGCAGCGCGTGCACTTTTGCCACGTCATCGGGGCTGGAAGGATCAACCAGCGTTCGGATAGCGGCCAGTGCATATCGCGTTCCGACCTTGTCCTTGTCGAGGGTGTAGCTGCCGGCGCCATAGACGACCTCCGGCACGTAATGATCCTCGCTGATGACCTGCATCGACATGAAACGATCGCCGGCGTCGGGCAGCGTAATCGTCACCGGGCCGGCATCCAGATCAAAAACTGCGGACGAGTATAGGGTGTCGCGGTTCAGTCTGATGACGATCTGATCGTCAATCGCGGCCGGCTCGCGGCGATGGACGAACTTTCCGAGTCCACCGTCCTTATAGGCGCCGGACAAATAGAGGTCAGTTTCAGCACGGACGAAGTTGTCCACGGTCACCGGAGTGGGATCGGCCGCGGCAGCGCCCTGTCCGTTGAACAATGAAAGCGATAGCGCGAGGGAAACAGTTGTCAGGCGTGTGTTCATGGCTGTTCTCCACTACTGTGAACCCGATGGCGGGCGGCATCTACTACAGTGGGCAAGCAGCACCGCGCATTATATTCAGCCTACGCGCCTCATGCTGACATGTGAGCTAGAACAGCATGAACCTCACAAAAAGGAAAGACAGGTGGTTGCAAACGATGCCGGCGTGACGGGTTGCGCCAAAAGCGACCATCGCGAAAGGTTGCGCGGCTCAAACCTCGTTGATGACGCATACCAGATGAACGCTCGGCGATCACCAAGCACTCTGCTTTGAAAAGCGGTCACCGCGCCTGTAGCTCAGCGCTTGCAACCCCAAATTATGCCATCACCAGCTTGCGGGCCCGGCGGCCAGAACTCGTAGTCCCCGTGACCTAGCGTGCTTTCTGGCGGCTTGGTCACGGGCACTACTCGCCTCCTGGCGCTAGCGCGTCACTTCACTACTTCGATCTCGCCCGGTCGCCAGGACTTGTCGAAGAAGGGCTCCAGTGGGCTGTAGAGGCGAAGGATCACGAACCAACCCTTTTGCGGATCGGTTTGAATCCAGTTGCCGCGGGCAACGCCATCGGGTTGCTTCGGACTGAACCAGATCGTTGTGGAGCCGTCGGCGGCCGCTTCGGCAGCAGGCGAAGGATAGCTTTGGCTTCCGGCTCGCGGATAGCGCTGCGGCGTATCAAGCATCGAACGAGACATGTTGTCGTAGACGGTGAACGACCAGAAATTTTCCGCCGGGATGCCCTTGGGGAGCGTGACCTTGTAAGTTTTGGCACCGTCGAAATGGTTTTTGTCCGCGTCCGTCGTGGCGAGCAGGTATTGTGAGCCGATCCCTGGCAGACGCATCGCCATGGCCGGCGTAATGCCGGTTATTCCGTAGAAGAAATTTGTGCGCGCATCCATCGTCCGATAGCCGGTCGGTGGATAGGGCTTTACCCCTTCCACGGTGATCATCGGGATAGGTGTTTCGAACTCGTAGCCGGTGTCGAACAGGAAATTGAACCAGGACGAATTGGGATAGTAGAACCAGTTCGGATCGCGCGGACTCATAAACAAGCTGCGCGAAGTCGCATTGGCAGCCGCGAGCGCCTCGGTCATGATCTTCTTCATCCGCTCGTCCGGAGCAAATTGCTTTCCCTTGACAATCCCGATCGACGCCAGTGGCCCCATCAATTCGGCATCAAGCGACGTGGCGGGCTCGCTCTGAACCACTTCGTTCAGCAGTTCGAAGTAGCTCCAGTCGTTGGGCGGAATCGTGTTGACTACCTTGCCGCTGCCCTCGTGGAACACCATCGCCGGTGGCGGTTTGATCTGCCCGAGTTTGGCCTTGCCCGAAAGAAAGTCGGCGATCGACGTTCCCACGCCGCCCGGCTCGTAGGGATAGACCTTGGTGGACTTGCGGATGGTCTCGACGACCGGCTTTGGATCGCTGTGGTTGTCGAGAAAAGACCGGCCAAACCACAGTACGGTGTTGGTTTTGGCATGGGCGATATAATAACCGCCGTCCGGGAGCGGTCCGTTGTAGTCAGGCGGCACAATCAGATACTTGCCGCCTTGGCCGCGATCAGGCCCCGGCCCACCGACATCGATCACCCAGCGAAACCACGCGTCCTGTACGGCTCCGAGGAAGTCTGGCGGCGTCTCAAGCACCACGGGCCCCTTCGCAAGATCGAGGTAGCCCATCACATAGATCGTGTCGGCATTCGCCGTCAGGAACAGGGATTTGGCATCCATCAGGTCGGAGAAGACGAGGACCTCGTTTTCCTTGACTCCTATGCTTTGTAGCCCATTGCGCAGCGCACGGATGCTGACCCCGCGCATGTTGTCCATGAAGGCGCGGTAGGCGTAGGTGAAGTCAAGGTTGTCGTAGAGTTTGGCGGCGGTTTCCCTTGTCGGCACCCCATCCTTGAATTCCAGCTTGCCTATGGGGGTCTCGACGGCATTTGGCGTCGAAATAGACCCTGGTATCGCCGGAGGCGTCTGGGCCAACGCGATTGCCGTTTGTGTGACAAGGATCATCATGCTTGCGGTTATGGAATGCCTGATCACTGTATCCTCCGCGTGGGGTGCTCAATTTCAAAATTGGGGACACGACAACCGCCATCACAGCTCATCGACCGTCCGCTTGGGAGCTCGATGTTGTGTTTCAGACTGCCGTGTTAAAGCTAGTAATGGGATGTCGCCGTGGCAGAGTTAATTCTGCAATCCAGCCCCGGCGTCGCATTGAAGGCACTAGATAGTCGACCCATGCATTGTTGCCCCGATGGGAACCGATGAACGCGCTATCATGAGCATTTGATTGCCGACTTTTCAATAGCAAAACTTGAAGTAGTGATTTCCGGTGGGTGATGTGGAGGGAGGCGCTGCGGAGGCAATGTCATGGAATTCGACGAGCTTGATTCCCAACATCCCTGGAGTAAGGGTACCCTCGTGGGCCAGAAGCGCCCACTTTAACCAGGTTCGAGATCGAGCGATTGACGTCTGCTTTAGGCCAAAAAGCAGTCACTACCAAAGAGCATGCCGCTGCCAATCGAGTTTGACCAGTTCCAGCCCACGGCTCCGAGGGCGTTTCCTTTGGTAATCCCGGCTGAACTACATGATGCCGACACGAAAGCGTGAATTGGAGGGTTGGATTATTTGCGTGTACTTTAGTCAGGCTTAGTCTTGCCGATTAACCGCAATGAAGAGGGTTGCTCATGAGAACGCTCATTCTTGCCATCGCCGCACTCGCGCTTACGGGCTCCGCCGCCTTCGCTGACCCAATTGCAGACCGTAAGGCTCTCATGAAGGAGCGCGGCAAACTGGCCGGCACCCTCGCTCCCATGGTCAAGGGAGAAATGCCGTTTGACGCTGCCGTTGCCATGGCCGCCCTCAACGGCCTTAACGCGAATGCACAACGTTTCGACGTGGATGTATTGTTTCCCGCTGGGAGTGAAACCGGAGACACGGCCGCCCTCCCGACAATTTGGCAAGACATGCCCGCTTTCAAAGCGGCCGCCGAGAAATTCCAAGTGGATGTGGCCGCTGCGGTCGCTGCCAATCCGCAGGATCTCGACGCATTGAAGGTTCAGTTCAATGCGGTAACCACAAATTGCGGCGCATGCCACGAGAAATTCCGAATGAAGAAACAGTAGCAGTTACAGGCATACGCGCCTGCTCAAGTCGCCCGTCGGCCGTGAACCTTCCAGGCGCGCATCCTTGCGTTGTGAGCGCGAGAAACAGGCGTAATATGGTCGCGCACCGGGCTTGTTCGGGCTTGTTATTGCGATGAACCTGCAATGCGCTCTTCTTGTTTGCTTTGGCGTGTTGGGGGGCAGCACACCCGGCCAACTTTCTCCCGTTGACGTCGATCTTGAACTGATTCTGGCCGTCGATGTCTCCTACTCAATGGAGATTGATGAACAGCGAATTCAACGCCAAGGCTATGTGAATGCCTTTCTCCAGCCCGAACTCATCCAGGCTGTCCAGAGCGGACCTCTCGGCAGAATTGCCGTGACATACGTTGAGTGGGGCGGGTCTGCGGTCCAAATCGTCCCCTGGACACTGATCGACGGCCCCAGCACCGCGCGTCAATTTTCCGAAACACTGCGCCGGCAACCGATGAGGCGGATCTCCTTCACCTCCATTTCCAACACCCTTGCATTTTCCAGAAAGCTCTTTCAGATCAACCCGGTCCAGGGAATGCGGCGCGTCATCGACATCTCGGGAGACGGACCGAACAACGCCGGCGTGCCGGCACCCGTCGCCCGCAATTCGACCGTCGCGCAAGGCATCGTGATCGATGGTCTCCCCATCATGCTGATGCGCCCCGACGCCGCTTCGATTCCGGATCTCGACACCTACTATGAGAATTGTGTGATCGGCGGAGATGGCGCCTTTCTGCTAAAAGTCTCCGACATCGGCCATTTTGAGACTGCTATCTTCCGCAAGCTCATCGTCGAGATACTGGGGTCGAACGTAAGCGACCTGAAACGGTCTCCTTGGCCGTTGAAACGCGTCGACGACCGCGCGGGCTACAATTGTTTTGTCGGCGAGGAAATGCAGGAGCGCCGGATCGGACAATAGCTTTGTCCTCCCTTCAACGTGCAGACGAGCTTCCCGATGAGCCTCGGAGGTCAGTGGTGGAGTATCCCTTTCGGCAGCAGCAAGCAAAGAACAAGGGAGCGCAGCACACGCCACGCCCCCTTGAATGTCCTAACCTTCATCCGGCCCGATCCGCCGGCTTTGCCAACGAGACAAAGAGATCGCGGCGATCACACCTTCACCCAGACCCCGTTCTTCTTCGAGGACTGCACGCAGGCATCGACGAAGACCATGCCCTTCAGGCCGTCGTCGACGGTCGGGTAGAGCACGGCCGGATCGACCTTCGTGCCCTTGCGCTTCGCATAGATCGCGCGGGCAGCTTCGGTGTAGATGTTGGCGAAGCCTTCGAGGTAGCCTTCCGGATGCCCCGAGGGAACGCGGCTCACGCGGGCGGCGGCGGCGTCCGAACCGGCACCGTTGCGGGTGATGAGGCGCTTCGGCTCGCCGAAGGGTGTGTACCACAGGTAGTTCGGATCGGCCTGCACCCATTCGAGCCCGCCCTTGGTGCCGTAGACCCGCACCTTGAGGCCGTTCTCGTGGCCGGGCGCCACCTGGCTGCACCAGAGCATACCCTTGGCACGCACGCCGTCCTTCTCCGCAAAACGCATCATCACATGGGCGTTGTCGTCGAGCTTGCGGCCGGGGACGAAGCTGTCGAGGTCGGCGGAAAGCTCCTCCAGTTCGAGGCCGGAAACGAAGCAGCCGAGATTGTAGGCATGGGTACCGATGTCGCCGGTCGAGCCGCCCGCACCCGACTTCGACGGATCAGTGCGCCAGGCCGCCTGCTTCTGGCCGGTCTGTTCGATGTTCTCCGTCAGCCAGTCCTGCGGATATTCCATCTGCACCAGACGGATCTGGCCCAGCACGCCATCCTTCACCATCTGCCGCGCCTGACGGACCATCGGGTAGCCGGTGTAGTTATGGGTGAGCACGAACAGCGCGTCGCTCTCGTCGGCAAGCCTCTTCAGCTTCTTCGCGTCGCCGAGCGTGGAGGTCAGCGGCTTGTCGCAGATCACGTGGATGCCGCGCTTCAAGAACTCCTTCGCCGCCTCGTAGTGCACGTGGTTGGGCGTGACGATGGCGACCGCCTCGATGCCGTTCTTCAGCTTGGCCTCGCGGATCGCCATCTCCTTGAAGCTGCCGTAGCAGCGGGCCGGATCGAGCCCGAGCTCGCGGCCCGAGGCGATCGATTTCTCCGCCGTAGACGACAGCGCGCCCGCCACGAGTTCATAGTGATCGTCGAGCCTTGCGGCGATGCGGTGCACCGCGCCGATGAAGGCGCCGGCCCCGCCGCCCACCATGCCGAGCCTGATCCGCCGTTCCCGCGTCTCGCTCATGCTTCCTTCGATTGCCATGCTGTTTCCTCCTTGCCTCTCCCCCTCAAGGGGTTGGATCATTTCAAACTTTGTGCCTAGATCGGGCTCCGCCCCCTGGGAGCCCTCGAATGGAAAGGGAGGCCAGGCTCCTTCGAGACGCTTCAATCATGGAGCAAAGCGCAAGCTCTGTGACCCATCTATATCGCTGCCTGAGAGAACGCCTTCATGCCATTGCTCAACCCGCTTCTTGCCCACCCGATCACGACGCCCGACGGCACCGTCATCCGGAACACCGTCTATCTCCGCAACGTCATCGATCACCCCAGGATGGAGGTCGGCGACTATTCCTATGCCAGCGACTTCACCTGCCCCGACGACTGGGCCGCAACGCTGGCGCCCTATCTTTTTCCCTTCAGTGCGGAGAAGCTGGTGATCGGCCGGTTCGTGCAGATCGCCCACGGCGTGCGCTTCATCACCAGTTCGGCGAACCATCCGATGGACGGCTACACGACTTATCCCTTCCGCGTCTTCGACCTTGCCGGGACCGGCGGCTATGCCGATCTGCCCCACAAGGACACGGTCGTCGGCCACGACGTCTGGATCGGCTACGGCGCGCTGGTTATGCCTGGCGTCACGATCGGCCCGGGCGCGATCGTCGCCGCCGGCGCGGTCGTCACGCGCGACATTGCTCCCTACACGATCGTCGGCGGCAATCCCGCGGTCCCCGTTCGCAAGCGTTTCAGCGATGATGTGATTTCCGCCCTCCTCGAACTTGCCTGGTGGGATTGGGACCCTGAGCAGATCGAGCGCAACATCGCTGCGCTCGAAACTGCCGATCTGGCCGCGCTGCGATCGGCCTGACGTCAGATTCCCAGCATGCGCCGGTTCGCCGCCTGATCCGTGCCCGCATCGGCAAAGTCGTCGAAGGCTTTCTCCGTGACACGGATGATGTGGTGCTTGACGAATTCGGCGCCCTCGCGCGCGCCGTCCTCGGGATGCTTCAGCGCGCATTCCCATTCGACCACGGCCCAGCCGGAAAAGTCGTTCGCCGCCATCTTGGAAAAGACCGCGCCGAAATCGACCTGACCGTCGCCGAGCGAGCGGAAGCGCCCGGCCCGGTTCACCCAGCCCTGGTAGCCGCCATAGACGCCCTGCCGGCCGGTCGGATTGAACTCCGCGTCCTTGACGTGGAACATCCGGATGCGGTCCTTGTAGATGTCGATGTTGTCGAGATAGTCGAGGCACTGCAGCACGTAGTGTGAGGGGTCGTAGAGCATGCACGCGCGGGCATGGTTGCCGGTGCGCTCCAGAAACATCTCGTAGGTGATGCCGTCGTGCAGGTCTTCGCCCGGGTGAATCTCGTAGCAGACGTCAACGCCGCAGTCCTCGGCATGGTCGAGGATCGGCTTCCAGCGGCGGGCAAGCTCGTCAAAGGCGGTCTCGACGAGACCGGCGGGGCGCTGCGGCCACGGATAGACGAAGGGCCAGGCGAGCGCGCCGGAGAACGTCGCGTGCGCACCGATGCCGAGGTTCTTTGACGCCGTCAGTGCCATCTTCACTTGATTGACGGCCCATTCCTGTCGCGCCTTCGGATTGCCGCGCACCTCGGGGGCGGCAAAGCCGTCAAAGGCTTCGTCATAGGCCGGATGCACGGCGACGAGTTGGCCCTGTAGATGTGTGGAAAGCTCGGTGACCTCGACGCCGTTCTCGCGCGCCTTGCCTTTAAAATCGTCGCAGTAGGTTTTGGATTCGGCGGCCTTCTTCAGGTCGATCAGCCGGCCGTCCCAGCTTGGTACCTGAACGCCCTTGTAGCCGATGTCGGCCGCCCATTTGGTAATCGAGTCCCACGAGTTGAACGGTGCCGCGTCGCCGGCAAACTGGGCGAGAAACAGTGCCGGTCCCTTGATCGTCTTCATTGAATGCTTCCTCCCATCGCACGCGTCGCCTTACGGCCGCGTCATTATTTCAATGCCAATTCAAGTGTCGCGGGCGCGATTTCGCCCGAAGCCAGGGCATCTGCAACGTTGCAGGCGCCAAGCTATTGATGTTTTCGCCCACGGGCAATGGCCCGCTTGTGTGGAAAATTCAGGCCGAGGAATGGTTTCGCCCGGGACCTAACGGCCCGGGCGAAACGATGCTGTTTGAAATCAGAACGGCGATTCCGGGAAATAGTAGTCCTTGGCGTTGTCCTTGGTGACGAGCGTCGCGTCGATCGTGTAGACGCCGCGCACCGGCACCTGGCCGTAGAAGTTGGCGGCCGTCATTTCGAGCGCTGTGCCAACCATTGCCGGCGGATAGAGAACATCGACCGGGATCATCTTGTCGCCGTCCATGACCTTCTTGATCATGTCCTTCGAGCCGGCGCCGGCGACGACATACTGGATGTCGGTACGCTTGGCCTGCTCGATCGCCTGCAGTACGCCGACGGCCATGTCGTCGTCCTGGCACCAGACCACGTCGATCTTCGGGTACTTGGTCAGGTAGTCCTGCATGACCTTGAAGGCGTCGTCGCGGTTCCAGTTGCCGTACTGGCGGTCGAGAACCTTGACGTTCGAGCCCTCGATGCCCTTGTCGAAACCGTCCTGGCGCTGCTGATCGATCGGAATCGGCAGGCCGCGGATGACGACGACTTCGGCGTCCGGCGTCGTTGCCTTGATGTACTCGCCGGCGGTCTGACCAAGCGCCGGATTGTTGCCGGCGACATAGAGATCGCGCACCGAATTGTCATTCACCGAGGGAGCGCGGTCGACGAGCGCGACGAACGTGCCCTTGCCCTTCACTTCCTTGATGGCGTTGACGAGTGGATCGGGATCGGTCGGCAGGATGACGAGCGCGTCGATGCCCTGCGTCTCGAGGTCCTGCACCGCGTTTGCCTGGCTTGCCGGATCCGGCGAGGTCTTGACGATGACGTTCAGGCCCGGGTGCTTCTCCATCAGTTGCTTGGCGACACGCTCGGCATGGAAGACGACGCCAGCGGTCCAGCCGTGGTCGGCGGCCGGGATCGACACGCCGATCGTGACGTTCTTGTCCTGTGCGTGGCCGATGCCGCCAAAGGCAGCAACGGCTGCAACTGTCAGGCCCAGTAGTTTCTTGCGCATTAGGTTCCTCCCAAAATCAGGTCAGACTTCCATTGCCGGGAGACCTGTAAGCCCGGCGTTCCTTCCTCACAATTCCGGCAAACGTGCTTCGCGCCCTTGCCGGATTGCCTGGTCCTACGCTTTGCGCACCAGCGAGCGCTGGACGAGCATGGCAATGATGATGATCGCCCCCTGGATGGCGCCGATCAGGTATTCGCTGATGAAATTGGACAGCAGCATGATGTTGCCGACCAGTTCGAGAATGAAGGCGCCGCAGAT encodes:
- a CDS encoding substrate-binding domain-containing protein; the encoded protein is MRKKLLGLTVAAVAAFGGIGHAQDKNVTIGVSIPAADHGWTAGVVFHAERVAKQLMEKHPGLNVIVKTSPDPASQANAVQDLETQGIDALVILPTDPDPLVNAIKEVKGKGTFVALVDRAPSVNDNSVRDLYVAGNNPALGQTAGEYIKATTPDAEVVVIRGLPIPIDQQRQDGFDKGIEGSNVKVLDRQYGNWNRDDAFKVMQDYLTKYPKIDVVWCQDDDMAVGVLQAIEQAKRTDIQYVVAGAGSKDMIKKVMDGDKMIPVDVLYPPAMVGTALEMTAANFYGQVPVRGVYTIDATLVTKDNAKDYYFPESPF
- a CDS encoding SRPBCC family protein; this encodes MTAIGSIKPQPVIKSVTVEASVERAFDVFTSGFGSWWPATHSIGASALREAVIEPRAGGRWYEIGEDGSECEWGEVLAWERPTRLVLAWRIGADWRYDPHLLTEVEITFTQVGTTATRVELEHRLLENMGDKEAAAREAFNSPGGWPGLLAAYASMVG
- a CDS encoding cytochrome c, with protein sequence MRTLILAIAALALTGSAAFADPIADRKALMKERGKLAGTLAPMVKGEMPFDAAVAMAALNGLNANAQRFDVDVLFPAGSETGDTAALPTIWQDMPAFKAAAEKFQVDVAAAVAANPQDLDALKVQFNAVTTNCGACHEKFRMKKQ
- a CDS encoding metalloregulator ArsR/SmtB family transcription factor, which codes for MTYDYRQMAALADPTRRQVFELIVQKPRSVAELTRSLPVSQPAVSQHLKALRDANLVRAEARGASNVYHIDPNGLGEMRAWLDSIWTDALGSFREAINESVEARE
- a CDS encoding DUF1254 domain-containing protein, whose translation is MILVTQTAIALAQTPPAIPGSISTPNAVETPIGKLEFKDGVPTRETAAKLYDNLDFTYAYRAFMDNMRGVSIRALRNGLQSIGVKENEVLVFSDLMDAKSLFLTANADTIYVMGYLDLAKGPVVLETPPDFLGAVQDAWFRWVIDVGGPGPDRGQGGKYLIVPPDYNGPLPDGGYYIAHAKTNTVLWFGRSFLDNHSDPKPVVETIRKSTKVYPYEPGGVGTSIADFLSGKAKLGQIKPPPAMVFHEGSGKVVNTIPPNDWSYFELLNEVVQSEPATSLDAELMGPLASIGIVKGKQFAPDERMKKIMTEALAAANATSRSLFMSPRDPNWFYYPNSSWFNFLFDTGYEFETPIPMITVEGVKPYPPTGYRTMDARTNFFYGITGITPAMAMRLPGIGSQYLLATTDADKNHFDGAKTYKVTLPKGIPAENFWSFTVYDNMSRSMLDTPQRYPRAGSQSYPSPAAEAAADGSTTIWFSPKQPDGVARGNWIQTDPQKGWFVILRLYSPLEPFFDKSWRPGEIEVVK
- a CDS encoding Gfo/Idh/MocA family oxidoreductase, encoding MAIEGSMSETRERRIRLGMVGGGAGAFIGAVHRIAARLDDHYELVAGALSSTAEKSIASGRELGLDPARCYGSFKEMAIREAKLKNGIEAVAIVTPNHVHYEAAKEFLKRGIHVICDKPLTSTLGDAKKLKRLADESDALFVLTHNYTGYPMVRQARQMVKDGVLGQIRLVQMEYPQDWLTENIEQTGQKQAAWRTDPSKSGAGGSTGDIGTHAYNLGCFVSGLELEELSADLDSFVPGRKLDDNAHVMMRFAEKDGVRAKGMLWCSQVAPGHENGLKVRVYGTKGGLEWVQADPNYLWYTPFGEPKRLITRNGAGSDAAAARVSRVPSGHPEGYLEGFANIYTEAARAIYAKRKGTKVDPAVLYPTVDDGLKGMVFVDACVQSSKKNGVWVKV
- a CDS encoding DUF1254 domain-containing protein, which codes for MNTRLTTVSLALSLSLFNGQGAAAADPTPVTVDNFVRAETDLYLSGAYKDGGLGKFVHRREPAAIDDQIVIRLNRDTLYSSAVFDLDAGPVTITLPDAGDRFMSMQVISEDHYVPEVVYGAGSYTLDKDKVGTRYALAAIRTLVDPSSPDDVAKVHALQDAIKVEQASAGSFEVPNWDAVSQKKVRDALLSLQSTLPDFRRAFGKKEDVDPIRHLLASAAAWGGNPDRDATYLNVTPPDNDGTTIYKLTVKDVPVDGFWSVSLYNADGYYEKNQYNAYSINNVTAKKGADGEVDIQFGGCDGKIPNCLPIMKGWNYTVRLYRPHEDILNGSWKFPEPQPVKS
- a CDS encoding CatB-related O-acetyltransferase, producing the protein MPLLNPLLAHPITTPDGTVIRNTVYLRNVIDHPRMEVGDYSYASDFTCPDDWAATLAPYLFPFSAEKLVIGRFVQIAHGVRFITSSANHPMDGYTTYPFRVFDLAGTGGYADLPHKDTVVGHDVWIGYGALVMPGVTIGPGAIVAAGAVVTRDIAPYTIVGGNPAVPVRKRFSDDVISALLELAWWDWDPEQIERNIAALETADLAALRSA
- a CDS encoding DUF1194 domain-containing protein, with product MNLQCALLVCFGVLGGSTPGQLSPVDVDLELILAVDVSYSMEIDEQRIQRQGYVNAFLQPELIQAVQSGPLGRIAVTYVEWGGSAVQIVPWTLIDGPSTARQFSETLRRQPMRRISFTSISNTLAFSRKLFQINPVQGMRRVIDISGDGPNNAGVPAPVARNSTVAQGIVIDGLPIMLMRPDAASIPDLDTYYENCVIGGDGAFLLKVSDIGHFETAIFRKLIVEILGSNVSDLKRSPWPLKRVDDRAGYNCFVGEEMQERRIGQ
- a CDS encoding sugar phosphate isomerase/epimerase → MKTIKGPALFLAQFAGDAAPFNSWDSITKWAADIGYKGVQVPSWDGRLIDLKKAAESKTYCDDFKGKARENGVEVTELSTHLQGQLVAVHPAYDEAFDGFAAPEVRGNPKARQEWAVNQVKMALTASKNLGIGAHATFSGALAWPFVYPWPQRPAGLVETAFDELARRWKPILDHAEDCGVDVCYEIHPGEDLHDGITYEMFLERTGNHARACMLYDPSHYVLQCLDYLDNIDIYKDRIRMFHVKDAEFNPTGRQGVYGGYQGWVNRAGRFRSLGDGQVDFGAVFSKMAANDFSGWAVVEWECALKHPEDGAREGAEFVKHHIIRVTEKAFDDFADAGTDQAANRRMLGI